The window CGCTACACTATAGGTTAACGGCATCATTAAAATAGTGATAAAAACCGGAATCGCAATTTCAAGACGGTTCCAATCTATTTGTTTCACTTCCATTGCCATTAATGCACCGACAATAATTAGTGCCGGAGCTGTCACACCTGCTGTTACAACAGATAATAAAGGTGAGAAAAGTAAAGCTACAGCAAAACAAATAGAAATGATGACAGAGGTAAAGCCTGTCCTTCCCCCAGCTGCAATTCCTGAGCTTGATTCAATCATTGCTGCCGTTGTTGACGTTCCCAACACAGCCCCGAAAACCGTTGAACCAGCATCTGCCAACAAGGCTTTGCCTGCATTGGGTATTTCGTTATTTTTTACAAGCCCAGCTTGACTAGCAATGGCAATTAGGGCACCAGCCGTATCAAAAAACGCAACAAATAAGAATGTAAAGATTACAGCAAGCATATCCGGTGTAAAGATTTGATCTAGGTGGAGAAATACTTCACCAAATGTTGGCGCCAGGCTTGGCACGGGTCCAATAATCTGGTTCGGTGTATCAATAACCCCAAAAAGCATGCCAACAATGGTTGAAATAACCATTCCGTAAAAAATTGCTCCTCGAACTCCACGTACAAGCAAAATGATCGTTAAAATAAAGCAAAAAATCGTTAATAGGGTTGTTGCCGATCTCAAATCACCGATTGATACGAAGGTTGCTTCATTAGCAACAATTAATCCGCCGTTCTTTAAGCCGATAAAAGCAATAAAAAAGCCTATTCCAGCAGCAATCGCATGCTTTAAATCCTTCGGTATAATGTTGATTATTTTTTCACGTATTTTTAGTAAGCTTAATATGACGAATAAAATTCCTGAAACAAAAACACCAGTTAGTGCTGTTTGCCATGGAATATTCATGCCAATACAAACAGAAAACGTAAAAAATGAGTTCAATCCCATACTTGGAGCAATACCGATGGGATAATTCGCAATGATCCCGATTAAAAGAGAGCCAATGATGGCAGATAACGCTGTTGCTGTAAAGACAGCACCTTTATCCATTCCAGATTGACTAAGAATAATTGGATTAACAACCAAGATATAAGCCATTGATAGAAACGTTGTAAATCCTGCTATTGTCTCTTGACGATAATTTGTGTTTCGAGCGAAAAACTGAAAATATTCTTTCATGCTGTATCCCCCAATGATGACTAAATAATACTGGCTAGCAAAAAAGCCGCACAAAAATGCGCAGCTGCAGATGAAAGGAAATTTACAAAGTAGAATACTCTTAAATTTCCCTTGTAGTCTAGCTATTTACGGCAGCTTAGTAGAAACATTCAGACCTTATTTCTGAATATATACAAGGTAATATAATATAAAAAGGCTTATACCAAATAACAACGAACTGACGACCGTCATCACATTCCGGATAAGTTATTCTTATATAATTTTTTTCATTCTAGCAAAGACTACTTAAGACCGTCAATTATTAAATATATTCGGTAAATTACAATAAATTTATATTAACTAAAAGGTTTCTCTACAGGCTTAGCAACTAGTAATTTATCCTTCAAGGCTTCTCTTTATTACAATATGTAAAATTATGATAAAATATAAATAAATATAAATAATTGTAAAAAGGCTATTTAACTATAGAAGGGGGAAATTGGATGGAATCAACGCCACAGGAGATTGTTGCCGCGATAAATCATAAAAAATTATCTGCAGCACAAATTGTAAAAAGGATCTTTTTTATTTTTTTGGGGTCAGTATTAATGGGTGTTGGCCTTGAAGAATTTCTCGTCCCAAATCAAATTCTAGACGGAGGAATTGTCGGGATTTCTATTATTTTATCTCATTTAACAAACTGGAAATTAGGACTTTTTATTTTTTTCTTAAATACTCCGTTCTTCTATATCGGCTACAAACAAATTGGGAAAACCTTCGCTCTTTCTACTCTATTAGGGATTACCATTCTATCTATTACAACCTCTTTACTACATGAAGTACCTGTATTCACACAAGACCCCTTATTAGCAACTGTCTTTGGCGGAATCGTGTTAGGGGCTGGAGTAGGGACCGTAATCCGCTTTGGGGGATCATTAGACGGTACTGAAATCATGGCCATTCTGATTAATAAAAAACTTCCCTTCTCCGTTGGTGAAGTGGTCATGTTCTTTAATATATTCATATTTGGCATAGCAGGCTTTGTGTTTGGCTGGGACAGAGCCATGTACTCATTGATTGCTTATTTTATCGCTTACAAGGTAATCGACATTATGATTATTGGCTTTGATGAATCAAAATCTGCATGGATAATAAGCGATAACCATAAAATACTTGGTGAAGCCATTCTAGCCCGTTTAGGACGCGGGGTCACGTATCTGACAGGTGAGGGAGCCTATACCGGTGATGACAAAAAAGTCATTTTTTGTGTCATTACTAGACTAGAGGAAGCTAAGCTGAAATCAATTGTCGAAGAAATAGATCCCTCTGCCTTTCTTGCTGTCGCCAATATTTCCGAGGTCCGCGGAGGAAGATTTAAAAAGAGAGCTATTCACTAAGGAACTTATAGCTTTTCAATAAATTAAAAAACGGTACTGCATTTTTTGCAGACCGTTTTTCTTCATTCTATCCATGATCTCGAATTTTATAGGATACAGTATTATCTTCAATAGAACGATAAGGTAATTTCCAGTTATAAAACACCGTTAGTACTCTCAACACAATAATAGCGACAAATAATAAATACAGCTCCCAATGCTGGTTCACGAGACCTAATCCTACAATAAGGCCAGCAAGCATTGCCCAAACACCGTAAATATCTGAATGTAATAGAAGAGGCTTCCTTTTGGCCAGTAAATCACGAATGACGCCACCTCCGCTACCTGTTAATAATGCAGCAAAAATGACTGCAAGAATTGGATGATTCATTTCCGTTGCATAAAGAGCTCCCTGTATCGCAAAGGCTGCCAGTCCCACTGCGTCTGTATAGAGCTCCCACTTTTCCCAGCGTCTTAAGATAACTTTTGGAAAAATAAAAACAATAGTCATGATGATGACTGCCATTAAAAACAGCGGTCCTTGTTCCCAAAGGGCTGATACAGGCACCCCAATTAATAGATTACGAATCGCCCCTCCACCAAATGCTGTCGCTAATCCTAAAATATAAACTCCTAAAATATCATACTCTTCTTCCATCGCTACGATGGTTCCACTCATAGCAAACGCAATCGTACCAATAATATTGAAAATATCCCAAACCAATCCCATTTCATCCTTTCGTTACCAAATAAGCATTCTTTTAAAGGTACAAAGCAAAAAAGTATTAATGTTTTCAAAATTATTTTCTATTTGAAATAATAACACAATAATGAACCATTACAATATAGGTTAACTCATTTCCGAAAATTTTCCTTTAAGTTATATTTAAGCGCACAAAAAAGCTGAGATTAACTCAGCTCTCTGATTCCACAAAACTCTTTTCTTCACGGTTCGTGACCTCTAGCACATCAAGTAAGAAAACAAAGATAGGAATACCAATGATTAATCCCCATACACCGAAGAAATGTTCAGAAAAAATTAACACGATAAAGGTATAGAAAATGGGAAGATCTGTTTTTGAACTCATCAGCTTAGGATTTAAAATATATGCCTCAATAGCGTGTATAATCGCAATGGTGATTAAAATATATACGACTTGAATAAAGCCACCAATCGTATAGGCAATCAGACTTAATGGAATGAGAGAAATAATAACTCCCGCAACCGGAATCAGCCCAAGAAAGAAAATCATGATAGCTAATCCAAATAACTGTGGGAAGCCCATTATGGATAGTGCAATTACTGACAAACCACAATTTACGATGGCGATAATAAACTGTGCCTCGATGACCTTTCCAAACGTACGGGCAAACTTTCCGCCGAAGAATTCAATCTCATTGTAAAAAGCTGCCAGCTTGCTATCTTTAAATTTTCGTGTAAAAGCAACCAATCTTGGCTTTTCCAACAAGAAAAATAAACTAAGGAGCAAGGCTAGAAATACCTGTAAAGCCAATTGACTAAAATTGGTAAAGTAGCTTATGACAAATGTTAGTCCCTGCTCTAAGTATTGTGAGATTTGGTTTTTTTCTAGCAAGCTTACTAAGTAATTCATAATTTCATTCTCTTGGGGTTGTTTATAAAAAGCAGTAACCTGCTTAAACAGCTCAGTTATTTCAAAGACAACAATTGGTAAATATTTCACAATACCATAAGATAAAAGACTAACAATTAAGGTATAGGAAACTAAAACGGTTAAGTTCCTATTAATATGAGTCCTTTTTGTCACAAAACTAACTAAACGATCCATTAAAAAGGAGAAAATAAACGTAAGCAAGATAAAATTAATCATGCTTTTCATGCTGTATAAAAACAGCACAATAAGTAGGAAAATAAAGATTCTTTTTAAGCCTTTATTTTGTAACAATTTTGTAAATTCATTCATAATCGATCCCCTTTTTTCAATACCTGTTGTCTCCTTATTTCATACAATTTTTAATGCAAACTCATTAATATAATATTAGCTGATTTTTAATTATCCGTATAGAAAAATCCAATAAATTGAGCTTCCTTTTTCTAGGTGCTCTTGCTGTTCTCTTAGTAGGATATATTAAAGAGAAGGATTTAACCTATAAATAAGCTTCTATTTATATATTCTACTTGAAATCCTCTAATAAAGACATGTTCATATGCTTTATAAAAATGAAATTTACATGAATAAATCTTATCTAATTATTTTTCTGAAATGAAAAATAAAGAAGAGGCTTAATGGGGGATTCTGCCTCTTCTTTTTAAGTACCTTATATGGTGTTAAATAAATTTCCTTTGAATATTTTTACCATCGTAAGTAAATAATATATGTCTTTCCTCACTAACAGTTTCTAGATGGACTGCTCTACCCCATAACTGATGAATATATGGCAACACCTTTTCTAAATATCGCAAATCTAACTCAATTCCTTCATACCAGTGCTTTAGATAAAGCTCACCACTCTTCATGTAATCACCATCATTAACTGTAAGGTATGGGAATCCTCCATTGACCCGCATATTAACTAGCTGGTCACGAACCTGTTCCCATTCCTTCCCAACAATTTTGTACTCTTTCCCCTGCTTTTGGAATAGGTACATATCCTCCTGAACAACTAAGTCCTTTGTTAAATAGTTCCGAAGAAAAGAAATATCAGATTCAATTTCACGAACCTCAAATATTTTCTCACGTCCTGAACCTGGTATGACCCCTCTCTTCTTCATTTCTTCTGTCGGATTGTTATAACGTTCTTCAATATCCTCATAAATCTTCAATCCTAAATAATATGGATTAATGCTTGTACGGGAAGGCTGCACGACTCCTGCATTCAGTTTTGCGAACTCAAGTGCCTCACCACTTGTTAAATCCATCTCACGTAAAATCCGCTGATGCCAATAAGATGCCCAGCCCTCATTCATAATCTTCGTTTCCAGTTGTGGCCAGAAATATAACATTTCTTCGCGCATCATCGTTAGGATATCACGCTGCCAGTCTGACAATTCACGGCTATATGATTCAATAAACAATAATAAGTCCTTTTCAGGTCGTGGTGGAAATTTCCGTTTCTTTTTCTTTTCCTCTTGGGTTGGTTTCATTTCATCAAGTGACCATAGGTCGTCATACTGTGTGGGTCTTTTTACTTCTTCCTCGTACTCCAAATCCTCTAAATCCCATTGTAGCTTTGGCCTCATTAATGATGGGTCGATGTGCTCTTCAATAGCGAGCACCGCATCCAAAAATAGCTCTACCTCCTGCTTTCCATGTAGAATTTCATACTTTCTTATGCGGTCAGCAGTAGCCGCCATACTTTCAACCATTTCCCTTTTCGTATTTTGGAATCGGACATTATTTTTAAAGAAATCACAGTGGGCCAATACATGTGCTACAATGAGTTTATTTTGAATAAGCGAATTAGAATCAAGTAAAAAGGCATAACAAGGATCTGAATTGATGACAAGCTCATAAATTTTCGATAAACCAAGGTCATAGTGGAGCTTCATTTTATGAAATTGCTTTCCAAAGCTCCAATGTGAAAATCGTGTAGGCATACCGTAAGCCCCAAATGTATAAATAATATCTGCCGGACATATTTCATAGCGCATCGGATAATAATCAAGACCGAAACCGGATGCAATCTCTGTAATTTCACTTATCGCATATTCAAGTTCTTTCCTTTCCGCTTCGTTCATCCCACTCTCTCCCTTCATGCTTCCATATCACAATGTATGTGGTAAAAAGCTGAAAGATGAGTATTTGTGTTGTCAAGCAATGAAAAAAGCCTATCACACCGATCTCCTCACTATACGTCCAACATTTACACAGTAAATTTTTCACCTCCCTTCATACACTAATATCAACTCCTTAAAATATAGGAGGAGGAGAGGATTTGATGACTATGGATTATGACCGGGCATTATATTACACACATCGCTCGGAATGGGATAACTTATTAATCCTAATGGTAAGAACATCCGACAACTTTTTGGCAAAGAAAATTGAACATTTTCTCCATGCCTATAATTTTGAGAAGGATTATTCGATCATCGAAAAACATTTATATTCTTTGCTTAGGTATATTGATCATGCACTTGAATTGCATGATCGCGATATAACAGAGGAAACCTTATATATGCTGAAGTAAAACACCGCCATATATAGAAATAAGGAGGGTGTCCTAAGACACCCTCCTTTCCTATTATTACTACGATAAATCAGCCATTTTTTGTTCAACCAGCTTCATAAATTCTGTTTCAATACGTGCCAGCTTTTGTTTACTTTCATCTAAGCTATTGTCGTAAACACTAAAGTAAAATTTCACCTTTGGCTCGGTTCCGGATGGTCTTAAGCAAATCCATGTTCCATCCTCCAAATAATATTTTAACACATTCGATTTCGGCAGCGTAATGGCTTTTACCGTTCCGTCTGCTTCCACTCTTGACCCGGTCAAATAGTCTTCAACGGCAGAGACCTTTAAACCGTCTAACTCCTGTAGTGGATTCGCACGGAAGGATTCCAGCATTTTTTGAATCAATTCAGCTCCGTCCTTACCTTTTAATGTTAAGGAACGAAGGCCTTCCTGGAAAAAACCGTATTGTTTAAAGATTGAAATCAGAGCATCGTATAGACTCATGCCCTTCTGCTTGTAATAAGCACTTACCTCTGTCGCCAAAAGGGCTGCTTGGACAGCATCCTTATCACGGACAAAGTCACCGATTAAATAACCGTAGCTTTCCTCATAGCCAAATAAAAACTTATATTCACCAGATGTTTCATATTCTTTAATTTTTTCACCAATAAACTTAAAACCAGTTAAAACATCTAAGGTCGCAACATCAAATGATTCAGCTATCTTTCTTCCTAATTCACTTGTTACAATGGTTTTTATCATGATACCGTTCTTTGGCAATGTATTTTTTGCCTGTTTCTCTGACAGGATATAATGCAAGAGGATCGCACCTGTTTGATTTCCGGTTAGAACAACATATTCGTCGTCTTTATTTTTTACAGCTATCCCTAAACGGTCAGCGTCAGGATCTGTGGCAATCAAAAGATCTGCACCAATCCTATCCCCTTCCTCAATTGCCAATGTAAAAGCAGCATGCTCTTCAGGGTTTGGACTTTTTACCGTTGAGAATTCAGGATCTGGTAATTCTTGTTCTTTTACCACTGATACATGTTGATATTTTAACGCTTTTAATCCGTTTCTAACCGGTGTATTCCCTGTACCATGAAGTGGTGTAAACACGACCTTCACATCAATTTCATCCGCCATATTTGGGTTCTCTGAAATGGTCATGAGCTTTTCGATATAGGCTTGATCGATTTCATGACCGATCAGCGAAATTAACCCCTTATCCATTAACGTTTGTTGGTCCTCAACATCAATTAAAAGCTCGTTATCAATCTCATTTATTTTAGCGATAATGACATCTGCGCCTTCAGGCGGCAGCTGTCCTCCATCAGAGCCGTAGACCTTATAGCCGTTATACTCAGGTGGGTTATGGCTGGCTGTAATGACGATACCGGAGAACGCCTGCAGGTAGCGGACAGCAAAGGAAAGCTCTGGTGTTGGACGCAATGCGTCAAAGACATAGGCTTGGATGTCTCTTGAAGCCAATGTTTTTGCCGCTTCCATCGCAAATTCAGGAGAGAAGTGCCTTGAATCATAAGCTATGACAACTCCTCTTTTCATTGCTTCCATTCCATTTGCTTCAATATAAGCAGCAAGTCCTGATGTAGCCTTTCGGACCGTATAAAGGTTCATTCGATTCGTTCCAGCGCCAATTTCACCTCTCATACCGCCTGTTCCAAACTCTAAATCTTTATAGAATGCCTCTTCAAGGCTTTTTTCATCATCCTTAATTCTATCTAATTGCTCTTTGACAACTTTATCTAAATCCTTATGTTGAATCCATTTTTCAGCTTTTTGCTTCCAGTTCATTTATGTAACCCTCCTGAATCGTCCATCTTTTGTACAATATGTTATTATGAGGTACTCATTAAAATATACAGGAAATAGAAAAATTAATAAAGAAGGGTTATAACCCATCTAATAGAAAAAAATCAACAATTTTTGACTATTTATGTTCATATAAATAGTCAAAAAAAATAAAAGTCTGCACCAGCAGCCTTTTATTTCTTTTTTGCTATACTAATAATTCATTAGCAGCTTTCGAATAGATACTTAAATCGTCATTTTCAGTTATTTTCAAGTCGACAAACTGTTGAAATTCAAACGGAAAGTATAATCCATATTGTTCAAGGATAGAAATATTTTTATAATAGGTTTCAATATACTGCTCATCTAGCCTTTCACTTTCAAGAATTGAAATTAATGTTTGTAAGCTTGTAATAACTTGAAACGCATCCTTTAATGTATCCAATTGCTCGAACTGACTTGACGAAATATGTAATACGTTAAGTCTTTCGAATTTAGCAATTTCATCATCAGAAAAATAATTCGGAAATACATCTGAATACAACTGCCTGATTAACTCCATTATTTTTTCTTGCTGATCCGGAGTCGAAGCAAAAACCACCTTCACAAATACCCCACCTTTAATTACTCAGTAATCATCATCATTAGATATACATAGAATAACATATTATCCTGTGTTATCATGGTGGTAATTAACACCACAACCTTAAGAAAATGGATAATTTAAAATTCGCCCGTCGAATTTGCGTCCGGATTTACCTGAGCTCGCTCGATAAACTACCTTTAAAAAATCCGTGACATTCGCCGGAGGCTTAACTTCATTCAGCCGGGGGTTGAACCCTCACTGAATCGAAAAACCATTTGCATTCATCCCCCACTTGTAGAAGTGGAGGACTTCTGCTGAATGAAGTTAAATTCCAGTTATATAAATAAGACAGCCATCAGCGGGAGCCTTACTGCCTGTTAAGCGAGTGATAAAAGGAGGTTTCTATGATAAAGACAAGCCGAAAAGGAGAATGGCTTGAAATCGTCATTCCAGAAAAATGGACAAGTTATTGTGTTCAGGATTTATTTCGTACCATCTGGCATGCACCTAAAAAACTGACCCATTCCTTACGAATGGAAAAGGGAGTCAGAGTAAATGGCCAACCAGCTGATTGGATGGTACCACTTAAAAGAAATGACCGACTTGATATAAGGCTTTTTCATGAGCAGGAGTTCGGCATTCAAACAGCCTACCACGAATTATCTATACTTTATGAAGATGATCATCTTATCGTTGTCAATAAACCAGCAAATATGGACACCCATCCTAATTCACCTAATGAAACCAACACATTGGCAAATGCAGTCGCCTATCATCTGCTTTCAAAGGGAGAATACAGACATATTAAGCATGTTCATAGACTTGACCATGATACAACCGGCGCAATCCTATTTGCGAAACATCCCTTTATCGGATCAATTTTAGATCAAATGCTGGAAAAGAGGGAAATCAAACGGACCTATCTCGCTCTTGTTCATGGCATCATAAAAGTAAAAAAAGGGACGATAAACGAGCCAATTGGGCGGGATCGTCATCATGCGACGAGAAGGAGAGTATCTCCTTCAGGCCAAAAGGCTGTCACTCATTATGAAGTCTTGAAAACGAATCATAAGCAGAAGCTTACACTGGTAAAATGCAGCCTGGAAACCGGACGTACTCACCAGATTCGCGTTCATTTTAGTCATATCGGACACCCGCTTGCAGGAGATCAATTATATGGGGGGGCCCCCCTATTTTCTCGGCAGGCATTACATGCAGTGAAGCTGCAATTTATCCACCCAATCACGGAAGAAGAAATTATTTGTCACGCTCCTTTTCTTGATAAACAAGAGATTTTCACCGGAGTCGACCCCTATACGATATAAAAAATTAGAATCCTACATTTATAAAAAAGGGATTCTTTTTTTATCCACTTTTATCTATTTTTATAATATTAATACAATAGAAATAAAAGGAATAAGCACACACATAAATCTTTTATTCAAACAGATATTAAAGGTATGGAAAAGAAGAGTATATAAACAAATCAAGGTATTTAATATTAAGTTTATGTAAATTTTTCGTGAAATTACTTTAACATTCGACATATTTTTTATAAAATTATCTAGGTTCATTTTTAGCAAACAAGTGTGGATAATAAACTGGGGGTTACCAAAATGGTATTCAAGAAGAAGGATAAATTCTCTATTTTACTAAACGACATCTCGACAAATTTAAAGGAAGCTGCAAACTTTTTTCATGATTATAAATTAAAAAACGTCAGTGATTTAAAAATTTTCTCTGAAACAATGAAGGACTATGAAACTAAAGGAGATACATACATCCATAATGTAATAAAAGAATTGAATAATGCTTTTATCACTCCGATTGAAAGAGAAGACATTCTTGCGCTAGCAATGAGTATGGATGACGTGTTAGACGGTCTTGAGCATTGTTCTGCCTTATTTGAAATGTATTCCATCACTGAAGCGGACGACTTTATGTTGAAATTCGTTGATGCCATTAGAAATTGCGCACATGAAATTCAAGATTCCGTTGATCTTCTAGCAACGAAAAAACTACCACAGATTCGTGACCATGCAATCAAGATTAAGGACTATGAATCAAAATGTGATGGAATTCAAAGACAATCCATCAAGCATTTATTCTCAGTAGAAAAGGACCCGATAAAAATCATTCAATATAAAGAAATTTATGAGAACCTTGAGGATATAGCTGATTACTGTCAAAATGTTGCAAATACTTTAGAAACAATCATAATGAAGAATGCATAAGGAGTCTTAACTATATGGATGGATTAATTTTATTAACGGGGTTAGTTGTCATATGTGCCTTAGCATTTGATTTCATTAATGGATTTCATGATACAGCAAATGCCATTGCAACTGCAGTTTCTACTAAGGCACTAAAACCTCGTCACGCCATTTTAATGGCAGCTGTTA of the Bacillus tuaregi genome contains:
- a CDS encoding NCS2 family permease gives rise to the protein MKEYFQFFARNTNYRQETIAGFTTFLSMAYILVVNPIILSQSGMDKGAVFTATALSAIIGSLLIGIIANYPIGIAPSMGLNSFFTFSVCIGMNIPWQTALTGVFVSGILFVILSLLKIREKIINIIPKDLKHAIAAGIGFFIAFIGLKNGGLIVANEATFVSIGDLRSATTLLTIFCFILTIILLVRGVRGAIFYGMVISTIVGMLFGVIDTPNQIIGPVPSLAPTFGEVFLHLDQIFTPDMLAVIFTFLFVAFFDTAGALIAIASQAGLVKNNEIPNAGKALLADAGSTVFGAVLGTSTTAAMIESSSGIAAGGRTGFTSVIISICFAVALLFSPLLSVVTAGVTAPALIIVGALMAMEVKQIDWNRLEIAIPVFITILMMPLTYSVATGIALGFILYPITNIALGKGREIHPIMWGLCIAFIAYFIYLI
- a CDS encoding YitT family protein, with amino-acid sequence MESTPQEIVAAINHKKLSAAQIVKRIFFIFLGSVLMGVGLEEFLVPNQILDGGIVGISIILSHLTNWKLGLFIFFLNTPFFYIGYKQIGKTFALSTLLGITILSITTSLLHEVPVFTQDPLLATVFGGIVLGAGVGTVIRFGGSLDGTEIMAILINKKLPFSVGEVVMFFNIFIFGIAGFVFGWDRAMYSLIAYFIAYKVIDIMIIGFDESKSAWIISDNHKILGEAILARLGRGVTYLTGEGAYTGDDKKVIFCVITRLEEAKLKSIVEEIDPSAFLAVANISEVRGGRFKKRAIH
- a CDS encoding trimeric intracellular cation channel family protein, which codes for MVWDIFNIIGTIAFAMSGTIVAMEEEYDILGVYILGLATAFGGGAIRNLLIGVPVSALWEQGPLFLMAVIIMTIVFIFPKVILRRWEKWELYTDAVGLAAFAIQGALYATEMNHPILAVIFAALLTGSGGGVIRDLLAKRKPLLLHSDIYGVWAMLAGLIVGLGLVNQHWELYLLFVAIIVLRVLTVFYNWKLPYRSIEDNTVSYKIRDHG
- a CDS encoding AI-2E family transporter, whose amino-acid sequence is MNEFTKLLQNKGLKRIFIFLLIVLFLYSMKSMINFILLTFIFSFLMDRLVSFVTKRTHINRNLTVLVSYTLIVSLLSYGIVKYLPIVVFEITELFKQVTAFYKQPQENEIMNYLVSLLEKNQISQYLEQGLTFVISYFTNFSQLALQVFLALLLSLFFLLEKPRLVAFTRKFKDSKLAAFYNEIEFFGGKFARTFGKVIEAQFIIAIVNCGLSVIALSIMGFPQLFGLAIMIFFLGLIPVAGVIISLIPLSLIAYTIGGFIQVVYILITIAIIHAIEAYILNPKLMSSKTDLPIFYTFIVLIFSEHFFGVWGLIIGIPIFVFLLDVLEVTNREEKSFVESES
- a CDS encoding SpoVR family protein; the protein is MNEAERKELEYAISEITEIASGFGLDYYPMRYEICPADIIYTFGAYGMPTRFSHWSFGKQFHKMKLHYDLGLSKIYELVINSDPCYAFLLDSNSLIQNKLIVAHVLAHCDFFKNNVRFQNTKREMVESMAATADRIRKYEILHGKQEVELFLDAVLAIEEHIDPSLMRPKLQWDLEDLEYEEEVKRPTQYDDLWSLDEMKPTQEEKKKKRKFPPRPEKDLLLFIESYSRELSDWQRDILTMMREEMLYFWPQLETKIMNEGWASYWHQRILREMDLTSGEALEFAKLNAGVVQPSRTSINPYYLGLKIYEDIEERYNNPTEEMKKRGVIPGSGREKIFEVREIESDISFLRNYLTKDLVVQEDMYLFQKQGKEYKIVGKEWEQVRDQLVNMRVNGGFPYLTVNDGDYMKSGELYLKHWYEGIELDLRYLEKVLPYIHQLWGRAVHLETVSEERHILFTYDGKNIQRKFI
- a CDS encoding YhdB family protein, whose protein sequence is MTMDYDRALYYTHRSEWDNLLILMVRTSDNFLAKKIEHFLHAYNFEKDYSIIEKHLYSLLRYIDHALELHDRDITEETLYMLK
- a CDS encoding phospho-sugar mutase, which encodes MNWKQKAEKWIQHKDLDKVVKEQLDRIKDDEKSLEEAFYKDLEFGTGGMRGEIGAGTNRMNLYTVRKATSGLAAYIEANGMEAMKRGVVIAYDSRHFSPEFAMEAAKTLASRDIQAYVFDALRPTPELSFAVRYLQAFSGIVITASHNPPEYNGYKVYGSDGGQLPPEGADVIIAKINEIDNELLIDVEDQQTLMDKGLISLIGHEIDQAYIEKLMTISENPNMADEIDVKVVFTPLHGTGNTPVRNGLKALKYQHVSVVKEQELPDPEFSTVKSPNPEEHAAFTLAIEEGDRIGADLLIATDPDADRLGIAVKNKDDEYVVLTGNQTGAILLHYILSEKQAKNTLPKNGIMIKTIVTSELGRKIAESFDVATLDVLTGFKFIGEKIKEYETSGEYKFLFGYEESYGYLIGDFVRDKDAVQAALLATEVSAYYKQKGMSLYDALISIFKQYGFFQEGLRSLTLKGKDGAELIQKMLESFRANPLQELDGLKVSAVEDYLTGSRVEADGTVKAITLPKSNVLKYYLEDGTWICLRPSGTEPKVKFYFSVYDNSLDESKQKLARIETEFMKLVEQKMADLS
- a CDS encoding YhcU family protein; translated protein: MKVVFASTPDQQEKIMELIRQLYSDVFPNYFSDDEIAKFERLNVLHISSSQFEQLDTLKDAFQVITSLQTLISILESERLDEQYIETYYKNISILEQYGLYFPFEFQQFVDLKITENDDLSIYSKAANELLV
- a CDS encoding RluA family pseudouridine synthase; translated protein: MIKTSRKGEWLEIVIPEKWTSYCVQDLFRTIWHAPKKLTHSLRMEKGVRVNGQPADWMVPLKRNDRLDIRLFHEQEFGIQTAYHELSILYEDDHLIVVNKPANMDTHPNSPNETNTLANAVAYHLLSKGEYRHIKHVHRLDHDTTGAILFAKHPFIGSILDQMLEKREIKRTYLALVHGIIKVKKGTINEPIGRDRHHATRRRVSPSGQKAVTHYEVLKTNHKQKLTLVKCSLETGRTHQIRVHFSHIGHPLAGDQLYGGAPLFSRQALHAVKLQFIHPITEEEIICHAPFLDKQEIFTGVDPYTI
- a CDS encoding DUF47 domain-containing protein, producing MVFKKKDKFSILLNDISTNLKEAANFFHDYKLKNVSDLKIFSETMKDYETKGDTYIHNVIKELNNAFITPIEREDILALAMSMDDVLDGLEHCSALFEMYSITEADDFMLKFVDAIRNCAHEIQDSVDLLATKKLPQIRDHAIKIKDYESKCDGIQRQSIKHLFSVEKDPIKIIQYKEIYENLEDIADYCQNVANTLETIIMKNA